A stretch of Methylogaea oryzae DNA encodes these proteins:
- a CDS encoding nitrate reductase subunit alpha, producing MSHFLDRLTFFKKKVDTFSGDHGVVTTEDRGWEDAYRQRWQHDKIVRSTHGVNCTGSCSWKIYVKNGLVTWETQQTDYPRTRPDLPDHEPRGCSRGASYSWYLYSANRLKYPLVRSRLVQLWREARQTLEPVQAWASIVEDTDKAKQYKSKRGLGGFVRAEWEELNEIIAASNVYTAKKYGPDRIIGFSPIPAMSMVSYAAGSRYLSLIGGVCMSFYDWYCDLPPASPQTWGEQTDVPESADWYNAGFIMLWGSNVPQTRTPDAHFMTEARYKGTKIVTVCPDYSEASKFADLWLHPKQGTDAALAMAFGHVILKEFHIDRQSEYFTRYARENTDLPFLVLLKQQNDYWVQDRFLRASDFDGALGQANNPDWKTVAYDDATGDIVAPNGSIGFRWGETGRWNIAPQADDGKARQLRLSLIDARDDVAAVGFPYFGGNQHFHFTHAPADAVQTRNVPVRKITLADGTQALAATVFDLLVTNYGIDRGLGGGNVAASYDDLVPYTPAWQEAVTGVKRQQVVAVARQFAENAEKTQGRSMVILGAGLNHWYHMDMNYRGIINMLMLCGCVGQSGGGWAHYVGQEKLRPQTGWLPLAFALDWKRPPRQMNSTSFFYNHTSQWRYEKLGVKEILSPLADPKDWAGSLIDYNVRAERMGWLPSAPQLGANPLNIAKAAEKAGKAPADYVVEQLRSGKLKFASEDPDNPQNFPRNLFVWRSNLLGSSGKGHEYFLKYLLGTQHGVQGKDLGAEGGAKPQEVKWRKEAAEGKLDLLVTLDFRLSTTCLYSDIVLPTATWYEKNDLNTSDMHPFIHPLSKAVDPAWQSRSDWEIYKGIAKKFSELAAGHLGVEKDVVTVPILHDTPGELAQPLEVRDWKRGECEPVPGKTLPNIAVVERDYPNVYKMFTALGPLMTKIGNGGKGIAWNTEAEVKQLAALNRTVTEEGISQGLPRIESDIDATEVILMLAPETNGQVAVKAWEALGKATGRDHAHLALPREDDKIRFRDVQAQPRKIISSPTWSGVESEHVCYNAGYTNVHERIPWRTLTGRQQFYQDHPWMRAFGETLCVYKPPVDTRSIAPVLGQKPNGNPELVLNFITPHQKWGIHSTYTDNLLLLTLSRGGPIVWLSETDAAKAGIADNDWIEAYNVNGALVARAVVSQRVPEGMTMMYHAQEKIVNMPGAETTGGRGGIHNSVTRATLKPTHMIGGYAQQSYGFNYYGTVGSNRDEFVVVRKMGKVDWLDESDKATGAEEAVS from the coding sequence ATGAGCCACTTCCTCGACCGCCTGACCTTCTTCAAAAAGAAGGTGGACACTTTTTCCGGCGACCACGGCGTCGTCACCACGGAGGACCGCGGTTGGGAAGACGCCTACCGGCAACGCTGGCAACACGACAAGATCGTGCGTTCCACCCACGGGGTGAACTGCACCGGCTCCTGTAGCTGGAAGATTTACGTCAAGAACGGCCTGGTCACCTGGGAAACCCAGCAGACCGACTATCCCCGCACCCGCCCCGACCTGCCGGACCACGAGCCGCGCGGCTGCTCGCGGGGGGCCAGTTATTCCTGGTATTTGTACAGCGCCAACCGGCTCAAATACCCGCTGGTGCGCAGCCGTTTGGTGCAACTGTGGCGGGAAGCGCGCCAGACACTGGAGCCGGTGCAAGCTTGGGCCTCCATCGTGGAGGACACCGACAAGGCCAAGCAATACAAGTCCAAGCGCGGCCTGGGCGGTTTCGTGCGGGCCGAGTGGGAAGAGCTGAACGAAATCATCGCCGCTTCCAACGTCTACACGGCGAAAAAATACGGCCCGGACCGCATCATCGGCTTCTCGCCTATTCCCGCCATGTCCATGGTGTCCTACGCCGCCGGCAGCCGTTACCTGTCCCTCATCGGCGGCGTGTGCATGAGCTTCTACGATTGGTATTGCGACCTGCCGCCCGCTTCGCCGCAGACCTGGGGCGAGCAGACCGACGTGCCGGAGTCCGCCGACTGGTACAACGCCGGCTTCATCATGCTGTGGGGCTCCAACGTGCCGCAGACCCGCACGCCGGACGCCCATTTCATGACCGAGGCGCGCTACAAGGGCACGAAAATCGTCACCGTCTGCCCGGACTATTCGGAGGCGAGCAAATTCGCCGACCTGTGGCTGCACCCCAAGCAGGGCACCGACGCGGCGCTGGCCATGGCCTTCGGCCACGTCATCCTGAAAGAATTCCACATCGACCGGCAGAGCGAGTACTTCACCCGGTACGCGCGGGAAAACACCGACCTGCCCTTCCTGGTGCTGCTCAAGCAACAAAACGATTATTGGGTGCAGGACCGTTTCCTGCGCGCCTCGGATTTCGACGGCGCCCTGGGCCAGGCCAACAACCCGGACTGGAAGACCGTCGCCTACGACGACGCAACGGGCGACATCGTCGCTCCCAACGGCTCCATCGGCTTCCGCTGGGGCGAAACCGGCCGCTGGAACATCGCGCCGCAAGCGGACGACGGCAAAGCCCGGCAACTGCGCCTGAGCCTGATCGACGCCCGCGACGACGTGGCGGCGGTGGGCTTTCCCTACTTCGGCGGCAACCAGCACTTCCACTTCACCCACGCGCCGGCCGACGCCGTGCAGACGCGTAACGTGCCGGTGCGCAAAATCACCCTGGCCGACGGCACGCAAGCTCTCGCCGCCACGGTGTTCGACCTGCTGGTGACCAACTACGGCATCGACCGGGGGCTCGGCGGCGGCAATGTCGCGGCGTCCTACGACGACCTGGTTCCCTACACCCCCGCCTGGCAGGAAGCCGTCACCGGCGTCAAGCGCCAACAGGTCGTCGCCGTGGCGCGGCAGTTCGCCGAGAACGCCGAGAAAACCCAGGGCCGCTCCATGGTGATCCTCGGCGCCGGCTTGAACCACTGGTACCACATGGACATGAACTACCGGGGCATCATCAATATGCTGATGCTGTGCGGCTGCGTGGGCCAGTCCGGCGGCGGCTGGGCGCACTACGTGGGCCAGGAAAAGCTGCGCCCGCAGACCGGCTGGCTGCCCTTGGCCTTCGCGCTGGACTGGAAGCGCCCGCCCCGGCAAATGAACAGCACGTCCTTCTTCTACAACCACACCAGCCAGTGGCGCTACGAAAAGCTGGGGGTCAAGGAAATCCTCTCGCCCCTGGCCGATCCCAAGGACTGGGCCGGCAGCCTCATCGACTACAACGTGCGTGCCGAACGCATGGGCTGGCTGCCCTCGGCGCCGCAGCTGGGTGCCAACCCGCTGAATATCGCCAAGGCCGCCGAAAAAGCCGGCAAGGCCCCGGCCGATTACGTGGTGGAGCAACTGCGCAGCGGCAAGCTGAAATTCGCCAGCGAAGACCCGGACAACCCGCAGAACTTCCCGCGCAACCTGTTCGTGTGGCGCTCCAACCTGTTGGGTTCTTCCGGCAAAGGCCATGAGTATTTTCTCAAATACCTGCTGGGCACCCAGCACGGTGTGCAGGGCAAGGACCTGGGCGCGGAAGGCGGCGCCAAACCGCAAGAGGTAAAGTGGCGCAAAGAGGCGGCGGAGGGCAAGCTGGACCTGCTGGTGACCCTGGATTTCCGCCTGTCCACCACCTGTTTGTATTCGGACATCGTACTGCCCACCGCCACCTGGTACGAGAAAAACGACCTCAACACCTCGGACATGCATCCCTTCATCCATCCGCTGTCCAAGGCGGTGGACCCGGCTTGGCAGTCGCGCTCGGATTGGGAGATTTACAAAGGCATCGCCAAGAAATTCTCCGAGCTAGCGGCGGGCCACCTGGGCGTGGAAAAAGACGTCGTCACCGTGCCCATCCTGCACGACACCCCGGGCGAACTGGCCCAGCCCCTGGAGGTGCGGGATTGGAAGCGGGGCGAATGCGAGCCGGTTCCCGGCAAGACCCTGCCCAATATCGCCGTGGTGGAGCGCGATTACCCCAACGTCTACAAGATGTTCACCGCCCTGGGGCCGTTGATGACGAAAATCGGCAACGGCGGCAAGGGCATCGCCTGGAATACCGAGGCGGAGGTCAAGCAGCTGGCCGCCCTCAACCGCACCGTCACCGAAGAAGGCATCAGCCAAGGCCTGCCGCGCATCGAATCGGACATAGACGCCACCGAAGTCATCCTCATGCTGGCCCCGGAAACCAACGGCCAGGTGGCGGTCAAGGCCTGGGAAGCTTTGGGCAAGGCCACCGGCCGCGACCACGCCCACCTGGCCCTGCCGCGCGAGGACGACAAAATCCGCTTCCGCGACGTGCAGGCGCAGCCGCGCAAGATCATCTCCTCCCCCACCTGGAGCGGCGTGGAATCCGAGCACGTCTGCTACAACGCCGGCTACACCAATGTGCACGAACGCATCCCCTGGCGCACCCTCACCGGCCGCCAGCAGTTCTACCAGGACCACCCGTGGATGCGCGCCTTCGGCGAAACCCTGTGCGTCTACAAGCCGCCGGTGGATACCCGCAGCATCGCACCGGTGCTGGGGCAAAAACCCAACGGCAACCCGGAGCTGGTGCTGAACTTCATCACGCCGCACCAGAAATGGGGCATCCACAGCACCTACACCGACAACCTGCTATTGCTGACCCTGTCCCGCGGCGGCCCCATCGTCTGGCTCAGCGAAACCGACGCGGCCAAGGCCGGCATCGCCGACAACGACTGGATCGAAGCCTACAACGTCAACGGCGCCCTGGTGGCCCGCGCGGTGGTCAGCCAGCGCGTGCCAGAAGGCATGACCATGATGTACCACGCCCAGGAAAAAATCGTGAATATGCCCGGCGCGGAAACCACCGGCGGCCGGGGCGGCATCCACAACTCGGTGACCCGCGCCACGCTGAAACCCACCCACATGATCGGCGGCTACGCCCAGCAAAGCTACGGCTTCAACTACTACGGCACGGTGGGCTCCAACCGCGACGAGTTCGTCGTCGTGCGCAAGATGGGCAAGGTGGACTGGCTGGACGAGTCCGACAAAGCAACCGGCGCAGAGGAGGCAGTGTCATGA
- a CDS encoding nitrate/nitrite transporter, whose translation MDSQQTRALTASTVAFTVCFAVWTIFSIIGLQIKQELGLSETEFGLLVGTPILTGSLIRLALGIWTDQYGGRLTFAAVMLSAAVATLLLTTVDTYVMYLAAALGVGIAGGSFAVGIAYVSRWYPKERQGFALGIFGLGNVGAAVTKFCAPFVMVALGWHAVAQIWALVLIAMAAVFWFTTEDDPVLRARLLAGKPPEPFIRQLEPLKNLQVWRFSLYYFFVFGAFVALALWLPRYLVGAYGFDVKTAGMVAALYSIPASLFRAFGGWLSDKVGARMVMYWTFSVSAVCTFLLSYPPTEYVVHGAHGDINFSLAMGPAAFMAVLIVLGVFMSLGKAAVYKHIPVYYPNNVGAVGGVVGMIGGLGGFLLPLTFGMLLDLTGLWSSCFMLLFVLVTGALAWMHFAILRMQHRVAPELARTSRDLPELAHPSPLLLTEWNPEDQTFWEKSGEKIARRNLWISIPALLLAFAVWMVWSVVVTNLPNVGFKYSTNELFWLTALPGLSGATLRIFYSFMVPIFGGRRWTAMSTASLLIPSVWIGYAVQNPDTPYLLMLVLALLCGLGGGNFASSMANISFFFPQAKKGTALGLNAGLGNLGVSTVQFVVPLVITAGVFGGLGGEPQTWLKDGVSKAMWLQNAGFVWVPFIVAATLAAWFGMNDIASAKASFKEQAVIFKRRHNWLMCWLYTGTFGSFIGYSAGLPMLTKTLFPEVNPTQYAFLGPLVGALMRPVGGWLADQLGGARVTLWNFVLMAMAVFGVLHFMPASGAGGNFWGFLAMFLLLFLTTGIGNGSTFRMIPVIFLTERQREAAGADPAQVRRDAAKESAAVLGFSSAVAAYGAFFVPKSYGTAIALTGGPEAALYCFIAFYLSCIAITWWHYARKDADMPC comes from the coding sequence ATGGACTCACAGCAAACCCGCGCATTGACCGCCAGCACGGTGGCCTTCACCGTCTGCTTCGCGGTATGGACCATCTTTTCCATCATCGGCCTGCAGATCAAGCAGGAACTCGGCCTTAGCGAAACGGAATTCGGGCTGCTGGTCGGCACCCCCATCCTCACCGGCTCCCTCATCCGATTGGCCCTGGGCATTTGGACCGACCAGTACGGCGGCCGCCTGACCTTCGCGGCGGTCATGCTGTCCGCCGCCGTCGCCACGCTGCTGCTGACCACGGTGGATACCTACGTCATGTATCTGGCGGCGGCGCTGGGCGTGGGCATCGCCGGCGGCTCGTTCGCCGTGGGCATCGCCTACGTTTCCCGCTGGTACCCCAAGGAGCGGCAAGGTTTCGCCTTAGGGATTTTCGGCCTGGGCAACGTCGGCGCGGCGGTGACCAAGTTCTGCGCGCCCTTCGTCATGGTGGCCCTGGGCTGGCACGCGGTGGCGCAAATCTGGGCCTTGGTCCTGATCGCCATGGCGGCCGTATTCTGGTTCACCACCGAGGACGACCCGGTGTTGCGGGCGCGCTTGCTGGCCGGCAAGCCGCCCGAACCTTTCATCAGGCAGCTGGAGCCGCTGAAAAACCTGCAAGTCTGGCGCTTCTCGCTGTATTACTTTTTCGTCTTCGGCGCTTTCGTCGCCCTCGCCCTGTGGTTGCCGCGCTACCTGGTGGGCGCGTACGGCTTCGACGTCAAGACCGCCGGCATGGTCGCCGCCCTGTACTCCATACCGGCCAGTTTATTCCGCGCTTTCGGCGGCTGGCTGTCGGACAAGGTCGGCGCGCGCATGGTGATGTATTGGACCTTCTCCGTCTCGGCGGTGTGCACCTTCCTGCTGTCCTACCCACCCACCGAATACGTGGTGCACGGCGCCCACGGCGACATCAACTTCAGCCTGGCCATGGGACCGGCGGCTTTCATGGCCGTGCTGATCGTCTTGGGCGTATTCATGTCCTTAGGAAAAGCGGCCGTCTACAAGCACATCCCGGTCTATTACCCCAACAATGTCGGCGCCGTGGGCGGCGTGGTGGGCATGATCGGCGGCCTGGGCGGCTTTTTGCTGCCGCTCACTTTCGGCATGCTGCTGGATTTGACCGGACTGTGGAGCAGTTGCTTCATGCTGCTGTTCGTACTGGTGACCGGCGCCCTGGCCTGGATGCACTTCGCCATCCTGCGCATGCAGCACCGCGTGGCACCGGAACTGGCGAGAACGTCGCGGGATTTGCCGGAACTGGCCCACCCTTCCCCCCTGCTGCTTACCGAGTGGAATCCGGAAGACCAAACCTTCTGGGAAAAATCCGGCGAGAAAATCGCCCGCCGCAACCTGTGGATCAGCATCCCGGCGCTGCTGTTGGCTTTCGCCGTGTGGATGGTGTGGAGCGTGGTGGTGACCAACCTGCCCAACGTCGGCTTCAAATACAGCACCAACGAGCTGTTCTGGCTGACGGCGCTGCCGGGCCTTTCCGGCGCCACGCTGCGGATTTTCTATTCCTTCATGGTGCCGATTTTCGGCGGCCGGCGCTGGACGGCCATGAGCACGGCGTCCTTGCTGATTCCCTCCGTGTGGATCGGCTATGCCGTGCAGAACCCGGACACGCCTTACCTTTTGATGCTGGTGCTGGCGCTGCTGTGCGGCTTGGGCGGCGGCAACTTCGCCTCTAGCATGGCCAACATCAGCTTCTTCTTCCCGCAGGCGAAGAAAGGCACGGCCCTGGGACTCAACGCCGGCCTGGGCAACCTGGGCGTCAGCACCGTGCAGTTCGTGGTGCCGCTGGTGATCACCGCCGGGGTGTTCGGCGGCCTGGGGGGCGAACCGCAAACCTGGCTCAAGGACGGCGTCAGCAAGGCCATGTGGCTGCAAAACGCCGGCTTCGTCTGGGTGCCGTTCATCGTCGCCGCCACGCTTGCCGCCTGGTTCGGCATGAACGACATCGCCTCGGCCAAGGCTTCCTTCAAGGAACAGGCGGTCATCTTCAAGCGCCGCCACAACTGGCTGATGTGCTGGCTCTACACCGGCACCTTCGGCTCCTTCATCGGCTATTCGGCCGGCCTGCCCATGCTGACCAAGACCCTCTTCCCGGAGGTCAACCCCACCCAATACGCCTTCCTCGGCCCCCTGGTGGGCGCCCTGATGCGGCCGGTGGGCGGCTGGCTGGCGGACCAGCTGGGCGGCGCCAGGGTGACGCTGTGGAACTTCGTCCTCATGGCGATGGCGGTGTTCGGCGTGCTGCACTTCATGCCCGCGAGCGGTGCCGGCGGCAATTTCTGGGGCTTCCTCGCCATGTTCCTGCTGCTGTTCCTCACCACCGGCATCGGCAACGGCTCCACTTTCCGCATGATCCCGGTGATCTTCCTCACCGAACGGCAGCGGGAAGCGGCCGGCGCCGATCCGGCCCAGGTGCGCCGCGACGCCGCCAAGGAATCGGCGGCGGTGCTGGGCTTCAGCTCGGCGGTGGCGGCCTATGGCGCCTTCTTCGTGCCGAAGAGCTACGGCACCGCGATTGCATTGACCGGCGGGCCGGAAGCGGCGCTGTATTGCTTCATTGCCTTCTACCTGAGCTGCATCGCCATCACCTGGTGGCATTACGCCAGGAAGGATGCGGACATGCCCTGCTGA
- a CDS encoding class I SAM-dependent methyltransferase translates to MPNYAASDKPLFLACETPDQAERIQALSQRTGIAVLREEWEGFCLSLSAAGLFELYALSNPALRMGVDFTSSAFLYRLKTSGKNQPLAKAVGVGKGLTGVLDATGGLGGDAMVLASLGCQVTVCERHPLIALLLENGLEHARRQLAFAEQIHLVKDSAFTYLAGIKDYPQVIYLDPMYPAKEKSALPRKEMQILEDLVGADADQSALFDLALSKAGERVVVKRPKSAPPFAAPTHSFAGTTTRYDMYVTKRT, encoded by the coding sequence ATGCCCAACTACGCCGCGTCCGACAAACCGCTTTTCCTTGCCTGCGAGACGCCCGACCAGGCCGAACGCATCCAGGCGCTGAGCCAACGGACGGGGATTGCCGTTTTACGGGAGGAATGGGAAGGCTTTTGCCTGAGCCTGTCGGCGGCGGGGCTATTTGAACTTTACGCACTGAGCAATCCCGCCTTGCGCATGGGGGTGGACTTCACTTCCTCCGCGTTTCTGTACCGCCTCAAGACCAGCGGCAAGAACCAGCCCTTGGCGAAAGCCGTCGGCGTCGGCAAGGGATTGACGGGAGTGCTGGACGCCACGGGCGGGCTAGGCGGCGACGCCATGGTGCTCGCAAGCCTCGGCTGCCAAGTGACCGTGTGCGAACGCCATCCCTTGATCGCGTTGCTCTTGGAAAACGGCTTGGAACACGCGCGGCGGCAGCTGGCGTTCGCCGAGCAGATTCATTTGGTCAAGGACAGCGCTTTTACTTATTTGGCTGGCATAAAGGATTATCCCCAAGTCATTTATTTGGACCCCATGTATCCCGCCAAGGAAAAATCCGCGTTGCCCCGCAAGGAAATGCAAATACTCGAGGATTTGGTGGGAGCCGACGCCGACCAGTCGGCGCTTTTCGATTTGGCCCTGAGCAAGGCCGGCGAGCGGGTGGTGGTGAAACGACCGAAAAGCGCACCGCCTTTCGCCGCGCCCACCCACAGCTTCGCCGGCACCACCACCCGTTACGACATGTATGTCACCAAGCGGACCTGA